The genomic stretch CCTGAGTTCGCCCATGTCCATGTGCTCCTCCATATGGTCGGCCAGACGATCGAAAGCCCTGTTCCTGTGCTGTCCCAGAGAAATCCCATGACCGGACTCCCTCCAACCGATGGATCTAAGCCACGACCGTCTGAAATCGGGCAAATCGAATATCCCGTGAAGATAGGTGCCCCAATGGAGCCCTTCTGGATCCGCTATACCGTCGAGGTCACCGTTTTCCAGGAGAAACAGTCCATCTTTAATCGGCGAATCGGTCCGTCCCATGTGTATCTCGTATCCTTCCACATCGACCCCCTGAATTTCTCCAAAAAAGCCCAACCTGCCCCGGACCGTCCCTTTGGTCCGGACCGTCCTCTTTTCAGCCTTAAAGGACGTCACCGAGTCGAGAAGCCCCATGCCCTTTACACACTCATCGGAGCTCTCCACGCGGTCTCCATCCCAAATGGCCCTTCCCATCATCTGAAAACCTCCGCATATCCCGACGACCGGTACGCCAGATCCCGCCAAGGCCAGGATCTCCGCCTCCAGACCGTTTTCCCTCATCCAGAGCAGATCGGACACGGTGCTCTTGCTGCCCGGCAATATTATCCCGTCAGGCCGCCCCATATCGCAGGGGGAATCCACCAAGCGAACTCCGACATCGGGCTCCATGGCCAAAGCGTCTAGGTCGTCGTAGTTGGAGGTCCTGGGATACCTTATTGCCACCAAGTCCAAGCTTCCTCGGGAAAGCCTGTCGTGCTCCTCCAGAAAAACAGAGTCCTCCTGAGCTATTCCGAGATCGCTAAGATATGGAATGACTCCCAAAGTAGGTTTCCCCGTCAGGTTCAGAAGCATATCCAGGCCTGATCCGACTAGGGAAAGATCGCCTCTGAACTTGTTTATGATAAATCCTCGAACCAGCTCTTTTTCCTTTTCCTCAAGCAGTTCCAAAGTACCGTAGAGGGAGGCGAAAACCCCCCCTCTGTCGATATCCCCCACGAGAAGGACCGGAGAACCCAGATGGCTGGCGACCCTCATGTTGACTATGTCGTTGGCCTTTAGGTTGATCTCCGCCGGACTGCCGGCGCCTTCGATCACTATAAGATCGTGTCGTTCGCCAAGACGGTCCAAGGAGTCGGTAACTGAACGCCAAAGCTCCACCTTTCTCGAGTGGTAGTCCATGGCGGACAAGGTCACCATCGGCCGTCCCATCACCACTACCTGAGACCTGGAATTGCCCTCCGGTTTTAGCAAAACCGGATTCATGTCCACCGAGGGCTCCATTCCGGCCGCTCTGGCCTGGTCTACCTGGGCTCGCCCCATCTCCCCTCCCTCCATGGTCACGTAGGAATTCAAAGCCATATTCTGAGCCTTGAAGGGAGCCACCGAATATCCCATCCTGTAAAAAATTCTACACAGCCCGGTGGCGAGAACGCTTTTACCTACATCGGAGGAGGTTCCCTGCAACATCAGGGTCTTGGCCTTCATAAAATCACCTCTGGAAGTAAAATTTCACCTTTGTCCTTTTGTGGAGACATACTCATCCACTATTCTGCCATCGTGAATCAACCGGGCCCGATGGATCTGCCTACGGCTGGAAAGCCAGCGAAACCTCTCTCTGGCCTC from Dethiosulfovibrio faecalis encodes the following:
- a CDS encoding cobyric acid synthase, whose product is MKAKTLMLQGTSSDVGKSVLATGLCRIFYRMGYSVAPFKAQNMALNSYVTMEGGEMGRAQVDQARAAGMEPSVDMNPVLLKPEGNSRSQVVVMGRPMVTLSAMDYHSRKVELWRSVTDSLDRLGERHDLIVIEGAGSPAEINLKANDIVNMRVASHLGSPVLLVGDIDRGGVFASLYGTLELLEEKEKELVRGFIINKFRGDLSLVGSGLDMLLNLTGKPTLGVIPYLSDLGIAQEDSVFLEEHDRLSRGSLDLVAIRYPRTSNYDDLDALAMEPDVGVRLVDSPCDMGRPDGIILPGSKSTVSDLLWMRENGLEAEILALAGSGVPVVGICGGFQMMGRAIWDGDRVESSDECVKGMGLLDSVTSFKAEKRTVRTKGTVRGRLGFFGEIQGVDVEGYEIHMGRTDSPIKDGLFLLENGDLDGIADPEGLHWGTYLHGIFDLPDFRRSWLRSIGWRESGHGISLGQHRNRAFDRLADHMEEHMDMGELRRIVGL